DNA from Candidatus Neomarinimicrobiota bacterium:
AATTATTTTTACAAAACATATTGATAAGGATAATTCATCTCCGATGACACGTTGGTGGGAGAAGTCCATAAAACCTAATAATCAGTACAGTCAATTAACACCTGGATTAGTTGATAGCATCGAAAATTTTGTGTTAATAGAAAAAGACCAATATGACGCCTTTTTCAATACAAACCTCGAGGATTTACTAAAAAACAACAATATAACTACTGTAATCATAACAGGAGTACTCACTCACCTTTGTTGTGAAACCACTGCAAGGTCAGCTTTTATCAGAGGATTTAATGTTTTATTCCCTGTAGATTGTACAGCCACCTATAATGAACAATTTCATAAAGCCGCACTTTTAAATCTTGCACATGGATTTGCAATATTAACGTCAGCAAAAGAAATATATGGAAAACTTTCACATTAGTATAATTGGAGCCGGTCCAGCCGGTATGTTTTGCGCAATTCAGTTAAAAAAATATGGATACGATCCAGTTATATTTGAAAAAGATAAAATTGGGGGGCTGTCGAGAGAAGCCTACTTTATTAATAATATACCAGGATT
Protein-coding regions in this window:
- a CDS encoding cysteine hydrolase; the protein is MKKEIYLNNKNIEKKAEKFLLLRNKFKKREIELLPYRTGILVIDMQKYFTDTSSHAYIPSVPPVIRRIKSLINIAEQTSMKIIFTKHIDKDNSSPMTRWWEKSIKPNNQYSQLTPGLVDSIENFVLIEKDQYDAFFNTNLEDLLKNNNITTVIITGVLTHLCCETTARSAFIRGFNVLFPVDCTATYNEQFHKAALLNLAHGFAILTSAKEIYGKLSH